One region of Danaus plexippus chromosome 16 unlocalized genomic scaffold, MEX_DaPlex mxdp_23, whole genome shotgun sequence genomic DNA includes:
- the LOC116771707 gene encoding serine/threonine-protein kinase PRP4 homolog, which yields MSEKYSKINKNSSKSDKNNKKRGSHYSESTTPPLPKQHGNSIEELMKQRQYIRDELKNIANSKTKSDIKIRESKKRRHETIDKVENKLNVPTKVSKHESYKKDSSPKYIKDYLQLDSEDEENIIEQRRRQRKQLLDKLGKTEEKSELNGTQCEKIQETVNSHQNQKYIELKCKTTSEKLVTDMFSEEDFTLDNISDKITQDSKENSELKDNWDDSEGYYKINVGDMIYNSRYTIKNLLGQGVFSNVVKAQDNNQDKLEVAIKILRNNDLMHKTGLKELKMLREINDADPNDKFHCVRYQTHFIHKGHLCLVLESLHMDLRSVLKKYGKHHGINIKALTSYSRQLLLALRLLKKIGIVHADIKPDNILVNEKKNVLKLCDFGSASKIKEHEPTPYLVSRFYRAPEIILGIPYLHSVDVWSAACTIYEMATGKILFMGGSNNKMLKCFMDLKGRFPSRIIRRAKFKDQHFNYNNNFLLHKTDEFTGKDKFVEISNIITNRDLYKELKKGYKNPSSYEEEKITQLKEMLEKMLTLDSNFRVSATDCLKHPFIQDVLKK from the coding sequence ATgtctgaaaaatattcaaaaataaataaaaactcgtcaaaaagtgataaaaataacaaaaaaagagGATCTCATTATAGTGAAAGTACAACACCACCATTACCAAAACAACATGGTAATAGTATAGAAGAATTAATGAAGCAAAGACAATATATCAGAgacgaattaaaaaatattgcaaactCAAAAACTaaaagtgatataaaaattagagAAAGTAAGAAACGTAGGCATGAAACTATTGATAAAgtcgaaaataaattaaatgttcctACCAAGGTTTCCAAACACGAGTCCTATAAAAAAGACTCTTCacccaaatatattaaagactatTTACAGTTAGATTCTGAAGAtgaggaaaatataattgaacagAGAAGAAGACAACGAAAACAATTACTAGATAAATTAGGTAAAACTGAAGAAAAATCTGAATTGAACGGTACACAATGTGAAAAAATTCAAGAGACAGTAAATTCTCATCAAAACCAAAAGTATATTGAGCTGAAATGTAAAACTACATCTGAGAAATTAGTGACTGACATGTTCTCAGAAGAGGACTTTACACTTGATAATATTTCTGATAAAATTACGCAAGACAGTAAAGAAAATTCAGAATTAAAAGACAACTGGGATGATTCAGAAGGTTACTACAAAATTAATGTTGGTGATATGATATATAACTCacgatatacaataaaaaatttactaggACAAGGCGTTTTCTCAAATGTTGTAAAAGCACAAGATAACAACCAGGACAAACTTGAAgttgctattaaaattttaagaaataatgatTTGATGCACAAAACGGGATTGAAGGAGTTAAAAATGTTGAGGGAGATAAATGATGCCGACCCAAATGATAAATTTCATTGTGTGAGGTATCAAACTCACTTTATACACAAGGGACATCTTTGTTTAGTGCTCGAATCCCTTCATATGGATCTGAGGAGCgtccttaaaaaatatggaaagCACCATGGCATTAATATCAAAGCATTGACAAGTTACAGTAGACAACTGCTGCTGGCTCTtagactattaaaaaaaattggcatAGTACATGCGGATATAAAGCCTGACAATATTTTAGTGAACGAAAAGAAGAATGTCTTGAAGCTTTGCGATTTTGGTTCGGCTTCAAAAATCAAAGAACATGAACCCACACCATACTTAGTTTCTAGATTTTATAGAGCACCTGAAATAATTCTAGGCATACCGTACCTGCATAGTGTTGATGTGTGGTCGGCTGCTTGTACAATTTACGAAATGGCAACaggaaaaatacttttcatgggtggatctaataataaaatgctcaAATGTTTTATGGACTTAAAAGGAAGATTTCCGAGTAGGATAATAAGAAGAGCGAAATTTAAGGATCAACATTTCAATTACAACAACAATTTTCTGCTACACAAAACCGATGAGTTCACAGGGAAGGataaatttgttgaaataagcaatattataactaatagagatttgtataaagaattaaagaaAGGTTACAAAAATCCATCGAGTTATGAAGAAGAGAAGATAAcacaattaaaagaaatgcTGGAGAAAATGCTCACATTAGATTCTAACTTTAGAGTTTCTGCCACCGACTGTTTGAA